The sequence below is a genomic window from Chondrinema litorale.
CTTTTATGCTTGTTCTAATTCTCCAAATCAAGGCATTGCTGAGAAACCTAATATCATTATCATTTTTGCGGATGATATGGGCTATGGAGATTTGTCTTGTTATGGAAATCCGGTAAACAAGACACCAAATCTAGATAAGCTTGCAAACGAAGGTATTAAACTCACTTCATTTTATGTAGCTGCTCCTGTTTGTACTCCATCAAGAGCTGGGTTGCTTACAGGCAGATATCCAATTAGACATCTTCCAGGAAACTTGGGACCAGAATCAAAACATGGTTTGCCACAGTCTGAAGTTACCATTGCTGAGATTCTTAAAACAGAAGGATATGCAACCGCTGCTATTGGCAAATGGCATTTAGGACATGCAACACCAGCACTTTTGCCTACAGGTCGCGGATTCGATATGTTTTATGGATTGCCTTACAGCAATGACATGATTAAACCTTGGGTGCAAACAGATACTGCCTTAATGATGTACGAGAATGAAAAAAGGATTCGTGAAGTGGGCTATGTGCAAGAAGGTTTAACTGATGAATACACACAAAAAGCCATAGACTTTATCGATCAAAATAAATAGGACTTACGCAATATTAAATTTCTCTAGCAAAAATGCTCAAGATTTGAGAGATTGTTTTTTTTAATACTAATTTATATGGATAAATCTCTGTACATATCATATCTTCTCCATACTCACGGGAATTATACCTGTACCCACATGGCAGCCCATTCTATGGATGTCAGTCATGACCAAGTCACACGTTTTCTAGCCCATTCTAAATTTACCTCTTCCGACCTGTGGGATATTGTCAAGGGCCATCTCCAAGATAGCGCAGACTCATTTATCCTTGTCGATGACAGTGTTCAGGCAAAGAGGTATTCCCGGTATATAGAATTGGCCAAAAGGCAGTACTCAGGCAATGAGCATGGCCTAGTCAATGGGATCAATCTGGTAAACATGGTACACAGCAATGGCATTGATGGGGATTACTATCCTATCGATTACCGAATCTACCACCCAGAAACGGATAAGAAGACCAAGAATGACCATTTCCAGGAGATGTTCACCCGAATGACCATGCGTAAAGACCTGAAAGCCAAAAAGATACTTTTTGACAGCTGGTATGCTTCCATGGACAACCTTAAGCTTGTGCACAGAAGCGGCTGGACATTCTTCACTACCCTGAAGAGCAACCGCCAAGTCAGCCTATCCAGAGACACAGGGATGCAGGCTGTGGGCACAGTCGAGCTTTCCGGTAGGCAACTGCTGGAAGGCGTACAGGTCAAACTCAAAAAATACCCTTACCCCGTCAAATTATTCAAGATAGTCTCCCTAAACGGGGACATTGAATGGGTGATCACAAATGATCTATCGGACAGGATGAATGTATTTGAGGCCGAAAACGAATCCCAGATCAGATGGCAGATTGAGCAGTTCCACAGGGAATACAAACAGCTTACAGGCTCTGAGAAGTGCCAATGCCGAAAGGCAATCTCCCAGAGGAACCATCTAGCTTGCTGCTACCAGGCTTGGATAGGGCTGAAACTCCTTGCAAAACAGTTGAAAACAACACTCTATCAAATCAAAGTACTTCCGTTCAGCAACTATCTTAAACAGATTCTTGCTAATCCTATTATCATTTTTAACTTAAATGCGTAAGTCCTAATAAAGACAACCCTTTCTTTATTTACCTGCCATACAGCATGCCGCATTTGCCCGTATCTGCTCCTGAGAGTTACATCAAAAAAGCCAACAATAATCTATACAGAGCTGTAGTAGAAAACATTGATACAGGTGTCGGTAGCATCTTAAATAAATTGGATGAACTACAACTAAAAGAAAACACTTTGGTAATATTTACTTCTGATAATGGCCCTTGGCACAATCTACCAGACAGAATGTTGCAAAAAGGTGTAGAACGCTGGCATACTGGCTCAACAGGTCCATTGAGTGGTGCAAAAGCAACCACATTTGAAGGTGGGTTTAGAGTGCCGGGAATTATGCGTTGGCCAGCAGAACTACCAGCAAACAAAGTTTATTCTGAGATGCTTACTACTATGGATTTGTTTGCGACACTTGCCTCTGTTGCAGGAGCTCAAATTCCAGACAGTCTACAATTAGATGGCTATAATGCCAGAGATTTTTTAAATGGCACATCAACCAATTCTCCTAGAGATACACTCTATTATTTTAGAGTGAAAAATTTAGAAGCTGTGCGAGTGGGCAATTATAAATACTCAATCAGAAAAAACATTCCAGAGCTTTTCGATTTGGAAAATGATCCGGGAGAAAACTACAACATCATAGAACGACATCCTGAAAAAGCAGAGAAGATGCAAGCTTTATTAGAAAAGTTTGCTAGTGAAACAAATGGCATTTTACCCCAATAAAAAAACAGGTCGCCTTTATAGGCGACCTGTTTGCATATTACCTATTTATTAAATAAATGTTTGGCTTACATCTTTCTGATGTTGATGTCTCCATTCACTGTTTTAATCTTAATTGAATTTTTTCCGCTACCAGTTTTACCAGTACCAGTTATTTTCTTTCTTGCTCTGCTGCTACTTTCAGAGGTTTCCCAATCACCTTCAGAAATATTCATCTGGAAATCGGTATTGATTTTATAATCTCTATGTGCATTTCTTGTGATCTCTAGCGTAATATCAAAATCCATATCGAAGTCTGATGGCACATACAATGTTACTTCTCCACCAGAAGTAATTAATTCAGCATCATGATCACCATCCCAATCATCTTTCATGTTCACTTTAATATTTCCACCGCTTGTTTTAGCTTCTACTTTACCATCTATCTCTTTAATTTCGATATTACCACCACTTGTTTTTGCTACTATAAATTTACGCGCTTTGTTTACTGTAATATTTCCACCACTGGTTGCTACAGAACTACCTTCCATTGCTTTATCAACATTTACGTTACCTCCACTAGTTGCTGCTTTGCCACTAATTTCAGCATCGGCCAAAACAATGTTACCACCACTAGTCGATACATCTAAATCACCTTTTGTTGCATTTACTTTAATACTACCACCACTTGTAGCTGCTTTACCGTTAATCTCAGATTTGCTAACTGTAATATTGCCACCGCTGGTAGTTAAATCGAAATCACCTTTCATCGCTTCCACAATCACATTGCCACCACTTGTAACTACTCTACCACCTCCAGATATGTCTGATAAATCTAAATTACCACCGCTTGTTACTAAATTGATAGAACCGCTTAATTTTTCAGCATCTATATTTCCTCCAGAAGTAACTCCTTTTAGTTTTCCAGAAACTCCTGTAATATCTACATTTCCACCTGATGTAGTAGCATCAAGATCAAATTGAGATGGTACATAAACTTTAAATTCTGTTTTTCCATTATTACTCCATTTCCATCTATTACTACCCTTTTTTTCTGCCTCAATTGTTACATTACCATTTTCTTCTTTTATATCAAAAGATACTTCGTTATCGTCGAAATTATGCCAAATACTTACGTCAACCTCATTTTTATCCCAACCAACTATAATTACATTACCACCAACTTCAGATGATAGACTGAGTTTTTTGCCTTTACTTGATGTAAATTGTTTTGATATTTCTTGAGCAAGAGCCCACTGAGAAGCTGCAAAAAACATTAACAAGGTAAAAATTGTATTTCTTTTCATTTCTTCTGTTTTTATGATTCACTATAAAAGACATGGCTAGTTGCATAATGGATGCACCATTTAAACAAAATTTCAACCTTTTGTAAATAAATCAGAAATTGGCTACCCCTGCTGCAAAGTATATAGTTTGCTATTGTTAAGAAGCTACATTCAAATTTGCCCGAAATATTACCGTTTCTTAGTGAAACGCTAAATACATTGTTATGGAAATAATACTTGATAAACCTTACGCGAAAATATCTCACGACATAGCAAATGAAGTATTCTTCCTCCAGTTTGAGGGTAATATTTCTGATACAGATTATAAAGATGTTTGGGAAGTGTTACTCCAAAATGGCAAAGCTTGTGATCTAAAAAAACTCATTATTGATCAACGAAAGATAGGAAAAGTGAGCATGACAGCCAGAGCATGGTATTTAATGAACTGGATCCCGAGAGCTAAGAAAGGTGTAAATAATAACTGTAATGTTGCCATCATTTCTTCTTCGTATGTTGCCAACAAAGTTGGGATTAATTATCTGGTAAATGGAGTTAAAAAGTTTACTTCTTTTAATGTGAAATTTGTTTTGAGTAAAGCTGAAGGTGAAGACTGGTTTAAAGAAATAGCAAGTCATGCTGCTTGATAAAAAAGTGTTAAAACTATTTATAATACTTTAGGAAATCTGTCATTAGATTTCCTTTTTTTATATTTGAGCCTTCAATATGTTAACCAGCAATTACTATTTAAGTAGCAAAATTTATACAGGCTGGTTCAAATACCTTTTAACACTTTAACATTGATGAAAAACTCATTTTTATATATTTTTTTATTTCTGCCTTTTATTGTTGCTTCTTGCACTAATAACCAACAAGCTGAAGATACAAGTTTAGAAGATGCTCTAAGCAAAATTAAGAAAGAGATTGTAGCCGATAAACGTGTCGCTATTTTAGAATTAGAGCATGAGTACAAAGATGGAAAGCTACAGATAACAGGAAAAAGTGATGTAGATGGTGCACAAAATCAAGTTGAAAGTCTTTTAGAAAAAGAAAATATAACAGCAGATATAAACATCCAATCGCTACCAGATACAGAAGTACTCGAAAATAAAACCCATGCAGTGGTAAACATTTCAGTTGCTAACATTAGAAGTCAACCGAAACACTCTGGTGAGCTAGCTACTCAGGCAACTCTCGGAACGCCTTTAAAAGTTTTAGAAAAAGAAGACAACTGGTATAGAGTACAAACTCCCGACAAGTATATTTCTTGGGTAGACGCTGGTGGAATTATTTTAATGAATGATGAAGAATACAACAATTGGATAAAAAGTAAAAAGCTGATTTTTCTACAGCCAGTTGGAAATGCTTTTGTATCGCCTAAAAACGAAGAGTTAGTTTCTGATTTAGTTGGTGGAGACATTTTAAAATACGAAGGAGAAGATAATGGATACTATCAGATTTCTTTTCCAGATGGCAGACTGGGATACATAGAAAAAACAGCAACAGAATTTTACGATCAATGGATTGGCAAATTAAACCCTGAACAATACGATTTGATAAGTGTAAGTAAAAAAATGATGGGAACTCCATATTTATGGGGAGGCACTTCATTTAAAGGAGTTGATTGTAGTGGTTTTACCAAAACTATTTATTTTATGAATGGAATGGTAATTCCAAGAGATGCCTCTCAACAAGTGCATGCTGGAATACCCGTTGATACTTCAGCAGGTTTTGAAAATCTTGTTCCTGGAGATCTGTTATTTTTTGGCAGAAAAGCTACTGATGACCAAACTGAAAAGGTTGTACATGTAGCCATGTGGTTAGGAAATAATGAGTTTATCCATGCTTCAGGAAGAGTAAGAGTAAACTCATTTGATCCAAATGCAGATAACT
It includes:
- a CDS encoding sulfatase-like hydrolase/transferase, which produces MKTDTIILFFFSLLFYACSNSPNQGIAEKPNIIIIFADDMGYGDLSCYGNPVNKTPNLDKLANEGIKLTSFYVAAPVCTPSRAGLLTGRYPIRHLPGNLGPESKHGLPQSEVTIAEILKTEGYATAAIGKWHLGHATPALLPTGRGFDMFYGLPYSNDMIKPWVQTDTALMMYENEKRIREVGYVQEGLTDEYTQKAIDFIDQNK
- a CDS encoding IS701 family transposase, with the translated sequence MDKSLYISYLLHTHGNYTCTHMAAHSMDVSHDQVTRFLAHSKFTSSDLWDIVKGHLQDSADSFILVDDSVQAKRYSRYIELAKRQYSGNEHGLVNGINLVNMVHSNGIDGDYYPIDYRIYHPETDKKTKNDHFQEMFTRMTMRKDLKAKKILFDSWYASMDNLKLVHRSGWTFFTTLKSNRQVSLSRDTGMQAVGTVELSGRQLLEGVQVKLKKYPYPVKLFKIVSLNGDIEWVITNDLSDRMNVFEAENESQIRWQIEQFHREYKQLTGSEKCQCRKAISQRNHLACCYQAWIGLKLLAKQLKTTLYQIKVLPFSNYLKQILANPIIIFNLNA
- a CDS encoding DUF4097 family beta strand repeat-containing protein, producing the protein MKRNTIFTLLMFFAASQWALAQEISKQFTSSKGKKLSLSSEVGGNVIIVGWDKNEVDVSIWHNFDDNEVSFDIKEENGNVTIEAEKKGSNRWKWSNNGKTEFKVYVPSQFDLDATTSGGNVDITGVSGKLKGVTSGGNIDAEKLSGSINLVTSGGNLDLSDISGGGRVVTSGGNVIVEAMKGDFDLTTSGGNITVSKSEINGKAATSGGSIKVNATKGDLDVSTSGGNIVLADAEISGKAATSGGNVNVDKAMEGSSVATSGGNITVNKARKFIVAKTSGGNIEIKEIDGKVEAKTSGGNIKVNMKDDWDGDHDAELITSGGEVTLYVPSDFDMDFDITLEITRNAHRDYKINTDFQMNISEGDWETSESSSRARKKITGTGKTGSGKNSIKIKTVNGDINIRKM
- a CDS encoding C40 family peptidase yields the protein MKNSFLYIFLFLPFIVASCTNNQQAEDTSLEDALSKIKKEIVADKRVAILELEHEYKDGKLQITGKSDVDGAQNQVESLLEKENITADINIQSLPDTEVLENKTHAVVNISVANIRSQPKHSGELATQATLGTPLKVLEKEDNWYRVQTPDKYISWVDAGGIILMNDEEYNNWIKSKKLIFLQPVGNAFVSPKNEELVSDLVGGDILKYEGEDNGYYQISFPDGRLGYIEKTATEFYDQWIGKLNPEQYDLISVSKKMMGTPYLWGGTSFKGVDCSGFTKTIYFMNGMVIPRDASQQVHAGIPVDTSAGFENLVPGDLLFFGRKATDDQTEKVVHVAMWLGNNEFIHASGRVRVNSFDPNADNYNEYELNRFLRARRILNQPAEKVIKLKDVALFQQAN